A window of the Streptomyces griseochromogenes genome harbors these coding sequences:
- the dpdJ gene encoding protein DpdJ: MNQSTVGRKFANELLNELENLELPLLMWGMTEGALSEDDVLNCIEQFLDECDNPPALSAVEILREMQGRALLFKVPWPSDGSIRYRTRFAEALRLTAGLRQLFRPRGDWADDTPNGWWRQGKRLVADYRLHVRYRRYPDRDIPGSQALKELRALPGWGDLQDRVAQDQLGGKNLARFQLEATQAVFSSLQGQNRSKGIIVSAGTGSGKTLSFYLPAFAAIAEHATNRVQNRIHTLALYPRTELLRDQLRDAIVNARSVQSALVSQGKRPLRLGALYGGTPNHADDWRLQPGRGSGRWARVGDGAVCPFLPCPSPECEDGELIWSDRDRAERVERLICRRCGDEIPHGQLALTRESLKKNPPHLLFTTTEMLNNCSADGYLDSLLGWRGGSVPSLMLLDEVHTYSGVHGAQVAYLLRRWRDAVGKPVTFVGLSATLRDANQFFAQLVGLRESDVDPIAPDDATMVREGREYALALRGDPVSGASLLSTSIQTAMLWGRVLDNGDDAFLYGSTGFLFTDALDVTNRFYKYLRDAEGDQNHQGRTNRRGDVLAGLRSRARPEPGPRYLEGQNWELVERIGHELDPDLRMHPLIIGRTSSQDAGVNRNANLTIATASLEVGFNDPRVGLVLQHKAPRNAASFIQRRGRAGRERGTRPLTIVTLSDYGRDRLAYQGYETLFAPEVAATTLPLKNRYVLKIQGAQALLDWAGRRMRAQVGRGDVRKLLTTPDDPRILSEYENERLGLIKILHQLLTEERVQDEFARHLVKALKISVDDAQAVLWEQPRSLLMAVVPTALRRLRSRWEPLVNDPGMGKKAMLPEFITRTLFEPLNLPEVDLELPFDNGDGSIEHMPIGKALTEAVPGRVSRRFGYLDDTHRTWLPIPDEDGHVLNLREIVTEGRLEGTWQPHGHDGANFEVVRPLSLALSQPDPDIVDQSHGQPQWGTQIVVEDDAPLSEGIVPKPSPWQRRIDTVSFATHAAGNPVQVRRMTFGAECNVRRERQNSQARTVRYELRGRPAALGFALGVDAIRFVLKPLNLDDPAVTEYLTTPQWRSLAFLHTVQDDPALSEISDSFQRERLAQIYLTAFTLAGLDGSRTNAEVRALLKNGSWTHDLSKIFQVLYRDSDVTEQQVDGDRLVSELIKLVANSTVITALDRAAELLVAEDISAETSPLARRTYRDTMAAAILAAAQRACPNAQDGDLIVDTLPGEGEDSLTEVWLSETSVGGLGIVEQLVDFYSKDPRQFWGLVTSSLAPSEYEYVDATLTRFLRHVIDEPSGTAAQAMATLRAGSSAKEAEDALGVLREAWARLDGPPRHAAVAALSTRLLRPGSGPDTDVTALVLVDVWTELEQRLRVEVDARVIAYAVGSGKLQLEGARSLTADQVFSLLWPRGHQARTQDLKHYQPYADDPVLERLLVQAAHDDRVPVIDVTKPTWDNAYRQQLTATSAVELVCPAGDAALLAQALKQVPVTPIDRDVLRVYGEICGVVRHQNEIRVRVELREAAQ; this comes from the coding sequence GTGAACCAGAGCACAGTAGGCCGAAAGTTCGCCAACGAACTCCTGAACGAACTTGAAAACCTTGAGTTGCCCCTCCTCATGTGGGGCATGACGGAAGGCGCGCTCTCAGAGGATGACGTCCTCAACTGCATCGAGCAGTTCCTCGACGAATGCGACAATCCGCCAGCACTATCAGCCGTCGAGATCCTTCGCGAGATGCAGGGCCGCGCGCTGCTCTTCAAGGTGCCCTGGCCTAGCGACGGATCAATCCGCTACCGCACTCGTTTTGCCGAAGCTCTGCGCTTGACCGCCGGACTGCGCCAACTCTTCCGCCCTCGCGGAGACTGGGCAGACGACACCCCCAACGGATGGTGGCGGCAAGGGAAGCGACTCGTTGCTGACTACCGCCTCCACGTTCGCTATCGCCGTTACCCTGATCGAGATATTCCGGGCTCCCAAGCACTCAAGGAACTGCGCGCCCTTCCCGGTTGGGGCGATCTCCAAGACCGCGTCGCCCAGGACCAACTGGGCGGCAAGAACCTCGCCCGTTTTCAGTTGGAGGCAACGCAAGCTGTCTTCTCCTCACTCCAGGGCCAAAACCGTTCCAAGGGCATCATTGTCAGCGCCGGCACCGGTAGTGGAAAGACGTTGTCCTTCTACCTGCCCGCCTTCGCAGCCATAGCGGAGCACGCGACCAACAGGGTCCAGAACAGGATCCACACTCTGGCTCTGTATCCGCGAACTGAGTTGCTGCGGGATCAGTTGCGCGATGCGATCGTCAATGCTCGCAGCGTTCAGAGCGCGCTCGTCAGCCAGGGGAAGAGGCCTCTCCGTCTCGGCGCACTCTACGGAGGCACCCCGAATCACGCCGACGACTGGCGACTTCAGCCCGGACGAGGTTCCGGCCGTTGGGCACGTGTAGGGGACGGCGCCGTGTGTCCCTTCCTTCCCTGTCCCAGCCCTGAGTGTGAAGACGGCGAGTTGATTTGGTCCGACAGGGACCGCGCTGAACGCGTTGAACGCCTCATATGCCGACGCTGCGGGGACGAAATCCCGCACGGCCAACTCGCCCTGACTCGCGAGTCCCTGAAGAAGAACCCGCCGCACCTGTTGTTCACCACTACGGAGATGCTGAACAACTGCAGCGCCGACGGCTACCTCGATAGCCTCCTGGGCTGGCGCGGGGGAAGCGTGCCGTCCCTGATGCTCCTCGATGAGGTGCACACCTACTCGGGAGTGCACGGGGCGCAGGTCGCCTACCTCCTACGCAGATGGAGGGACGCAGTAGGTAAACCCGTAACTTTCGTGGGCCTCAGCGCCACACTGCGCGACGCGAACCAGTTCTTCGCACAGTTGGTCGGCCTGCGCGAGAGTGACGTGGACCCCATCGCACCCGACGATGCCACCATGGTGCGGGAAGGCCGCGAGTACGCGCTCGCGCTGCGAGGCGACCCAGTCTCGGGAGCCAGTCTCCTGTCCACGTCGATCCAGACTGCGATGCTCTGGGGCCGCGTACTCGACAACGGTGACGACGCCTTCCTCTACGGCTCGACCGGGTTCCTATTCACGGATGCCCTGGACGTCACCAACCGCTTCTACAAGTACCTCCGCGACGCCGAGGGCGACCAGAACCACCAGGGGCGCACGAATCGCCGGGGTGACGTGCTGGCCGGGTTGCGGTCACGTGCGCGCCCTGAGCCCGGGCCTCGCTACCTCGAGGGACAGAACTGGGAACTCGTCGAGCGGATCGGTCATGAACTCGACCCCGATCTCCGGATGCATCCCTTGATCATCGGGCGGACCTCATCCCAGGACGCGGGGGTGAACCGCAATGCGAACCTCACCATCGCTACGGCATCGTTGGAAGTGGGCTTCAACGATCCCCGCGTTGGTCTCGTCCTTCAGCACAAGGCACCGCGGAATGCTGCTTCGTTCATCCAGCGCCGCGGCCGCGCTGGCCGAGAGCGCGGGACTCGGCCACTGACCATCGTGACCTTGTCGGACTACGGCCGCGATCGCCTGGCCTACCAGGGCTACGAAACGCTCTTTGCTCCGGAGGTCGCTGCCACGACCTTGCCGCTCAAGAACCGGTACGTCCTCAAGATCCAGGGAGCCCAGGCTCTTCTTGACTGGGCCGGGCGCAGGATGCGTGCCCAGGTCGGGCGGGGCGACGTGCGGAAGCTCCTGACAACCCCTGATGACCCGCGGATCTTGTCCGAGTACGAGAACGAGCGCCTCGGACTGATCAAGATCTTGCATCAACTGCTGACCGAGGAGCGTGTCCAGGACGAGTTTGCACGACACCTCGTCAAGGCGTTGAAGATCAGCGTCGACGACGCACAGGCCGTGTTGTGGGAACAGCCTCGCTCCCTCCTCATGGCCGTCGTGCCCACGGCTCTTCGCCGGCTCCGCTCCCGTTGGGAACCTCTTGTAAACGACCCCGGCATGGGCAAGAAGGCCATGCTGCCCGAGTTCATCACCCGCACCCTGTTCGAGCCGCTGAACCTTCCTGAGGTCGATCTGGAGCTCCCCTTCGACAATGGGGATGGATCCATCGAGCACATGCCCATCGGTAAGGCGCTGACTGAAGCCGTGCCGGGACGGGTCAGCCGACGTTTCGGGTACCTGGACGACACTCACCGCACGTGGCTCCCCATCCCCGACGAGGACGGCCACGTGCTCAACCTGAGGGAAATCGTCACCGAGGGCAGGCTGGAGGGAACCTGGCAGCCTCATGGACACGATGGCGCCAACTTCGAAGTCGTCCGCCCCTTGAGTCTCGCGCTTTCCCAACCCGATCCCGACATCGTGGACCAGTCCCACGGACAGCCGCAGTGGGGCACCCAGATCGTAGTGGAGGACGACGCACCCCTCAGTGAGGGGATCGTGCCGAAGCCGTCCCCCTGGCAACGTCGCATTGACACGGTCAGCTTTGCGACTCACGCGGCCGGCAACCCTGTACAAGTGCGCCGCATGACGTTCGGCGCTGAGTGCAACGTCCGCCGGGAACGCCAGAACAGCCAAGCCCGCACTGTTCGGTACGAACTCCGGGGCCGACCTGCCGCTCTCGGATTCGCCTTGGGCGTCGATGCTATCCGCTTCGTGCTCAAGCCGCTCAACCTCGACGATCCGGCTGTCACGGAGTACCTCACTACGCCTCAGTGGCGCTCGCTGGCCTTCTTGCACACGGTTCAGGACGATCCGGCCTTGTCCGAGATCTCCGACAGCTTCCAGCGGGAGCGCCTGGCCCAGATCTATCTGACCGCGTTCACTCTGGCCGGACTCGACGGGAGCCGCACGAACGCTGAAGTCCGTGCGCTGCTGAAGAACGGTTCCTGGACTCACGATCTCTCCAAGATCTTCCAAGTGCTCTACCGTGACTCCGACGTGACGGAGCAGCAGGTCGACGGTGATCGACTCGTGTCAGAGTTGATCAAGCTCGTCGCCAACAGCACGGTCATCACAGCCCTGGACAGGGCAGCAGAGCTGCTGGTAGCAGAGGACATTTCAGCCGAGACCAGCCCGCTCGCCCGGCGCACATACCGCGACACGATGGCGGCTGCGATTCTCGCTGCTGCTCAACGCGCGTGCCCGAACGCACAGGACGGCGATCTCATCGTTGACACCCTTCCCGGGGAGGGAGAGGACTCGCTCACCGAGGTGTGGCTCAGCGAGACATCCGTGGGTGGGTTGGGGATCGTCGAGCAGTTGGTCGACTTTTACTCGAAGGATCCCCGGCAATTCTGGGGGCTTGTGACGAGTAGCCTCGCGCCAAGCGAATATGAGTACGTCGACGCCACGCTGACCCGGTTCCTCCGGCACGTCATCGACGAACCCAGCGGAACAGCTGCCCAGGCAATGGCGACACTCCGGGCCGGCAGTTCCGCCAAAGAAGCCGAGGACGCTCTGGGCGTCCTTCGCGAGGCCTGGGCACGGCTCGACGGCCCGCCTCGGCATGCAGCCGTTGCTGCCCTGTCCACGCGGCTTCTGCGCCCGGGGTCCGGGCCCGATACTGACGTCACCGCTCTCGTCCTTGTCGACGTATGGACGGAGTTGGAGCAACGTCTCCGGGTCGAGGTCGACGCTCGCGTGATCGCATACGCAGTGGGATCCGGCAAGCTCCAGTTGGAAGGGGCCCGGTCCCTGACCGCAGACCAGGTCTTCAGTCTTCTGTGGCCTCGTGGCCATCAGGCCCGCACTCAAGATTTGAAGCACTACCAGCCATACGCTGACGACCCCGTCCTCGAGCGTCTGCTGGTCCAAGCGGCACACGATGACCGTGTACCGGTGATCGACGTGACCAAGCCCACCTGGGATAACGCCTACCGGCAGCAATTGACCGCAACCTCGGCTGTCGAGCTGGTCTGTCCAGCGGGAGACGCCGCTCTGCTGGCCCAGGCCTTGAAGCAGGTTCCGGTCACGCCCATCGACCGGGATGTGCTGCGCGTCTACGGAGAAATCTGCGGCGTGGTCCGCCACCAGAACGAGATTCGAGTCAGGGTCGAATTGAGGGAGGCAGCCCAGTGA
- the dpdK gene encoding phospholipase D-like domain-containing protein DpdK → MKSQERTLRTGQHTAIRVDTMLSAALIAEFVAPSDHLWLVSAWITDVQVLDNSHGAYDALFGDTPPAGCRLSDAVARIAHGGAQVHVVTRDDPHNEDFLRRLTKAASGRKLHIVRDPDIHEKTLCGNDWMLSGSMNFTIRGMARNDEKITYRAGSDAAAQARIDLAERWGNGE, encoded by the coding sequence GTGAAGTCCCAGGAACGAACCCTCCGCACTGGGCAGCACACCGCGATTCGCGTTGACACCATGCTGTCCGCGGCGCTGATCGCGGAGTTCGTAGCACCCAGCGACCACCTGTGGTTGGTGTCCGCATGGATCACCGACGTCCAGGTCCTCGACAACAGCCACGGCGCCTACGACGCACTCTTTGGAGACACCCCTCCGGCGGGGTGCCGACTCTCGGACGCCGTGGCCCGCATCGCCCATGGTGGCGCACAGGTACACGTCGTGACCCGCGATGATCCCCACAACGAGGACTTCCTGCGCCGCCTGACGAAGGCGGCATCAGGAAGGAAGCTTCACATCGTCCGCGACCCGGATATCCATGAGAAGACGCTGTGCGGGAATGACTGGATGCTGAGCGGATCGATGAACTTCACGATCCGAGGCATGGCCCGAAACGACGAGAAGATCACTTACCGGGCAGGCAGCGACGCTGCCGCCCAAGCACGCATTGACCTGGCCGAGCGGTGGGGGAACGGAGAATGA